CTTGGCCGCCCCCGGGGCAGCGGGCTGGGGCTGGCCATCAGCCGGGGGATCATCGCCCACCTGGGCGGCCGGCTGTGGGCCGACGAAAGCCGGCACCTGGGCGGCGCCTGCCTGACCCTGGAGCTACCCGGCAGCGCCGACGAGGCGCCTGCCGAAGCGCCCGCCTCTCACTGATCGTCGGTAGCGTCGCGGCGGGAGTCAGGCCCGAACATGGCCTCGCCGGTTTCGTCGATAAAGCGCTGCGCCTTGCTCACCATCATGGCATCGCAGGCCTCGCGGTCGGGCAGCACGTCGGAGCGCTCGAAGCCGTGTTCGAGCGCTTCGCCCTCTTCCCGGGGCAGCTGGATCACGCCGCTGACGCGAAACCGGCCGTCCTCGACCACGGGTCGGGAAATGATCCGGTAGCCCCGGTACTCGACCGGCTCGGCGGGCGCCGGGCCGGTCGACTGACCCGCACGCTCGGCGCTGCCGAACAGGCCGGAAAACAGTTTTTTCAGCATGACTCCCTCCCGCCTGACGGGCGCCGTGACTAGCCCTGCTTGCGGCCCTTGCCGGCGGCGATGCGCAGGCGCAGGGCGTTGAGCTTGATAAAGCCTTCGGCGTCTTTCTGGTCGTAGGCGCCGGCGTCGTCTTCAAACGTCGCAATGGACTCGTCGAACAGCGAGTCGTCGGACTTGCGGCCCACCACGGTGGCGCTGCCCTTGTAGAGCTTCATGCGCACCACGCCGTTGACGTTGCCCTGGGTCTCGTCGATGGCCGCCTGCAGCATGCGCCGCTCCGGGCTCCACCAGTAGCCGTTGTAGACCACTTCGGCGTACTTGGGCATCAGCTGGTCTTTCATGTGCGCCTCTTCGCGGTCCAGGGTCAAGGACTCCATGGCGCGGTGGGCGCTTAGCATGATGGTGCCGCCGGGGGTTTCGTAGCAGCCCCGGGACTTCATGCCCACGTAGCGGTTCTCGACGATGTCCAGCCGGCCGATGCCGTTGTCGCCGCCGAGCCTGTTGAGCTTCGACAGCACGTCGTGGGGGGGCAGCGACTCGCCGTCGATGGCGACGATGTCGCCCTGCTCAAAGGTCAGCTCGATGTAGGTGGGGGTATCCGGCGCCGCCTCCGGGGAAACGCTCCAGCGCCACATGTCTTCTTCGGCCTCGGCCCAGGGGTCTTCGAGAATGCCGCCCTCGTAGGAGATGTGCAAAAGGTTGGCGTCCATGGAGTACGGCGACTTTTTCTTCTGGCCGGAGAAGTCCACCGGGATCTGATGCGCTTCGCAATAGGCCATGAGCTTTTCCCGGGAGTTCAGATCCCACTCGCGCCAGGGGGCGATGACCTGGACGCCGGGCTTGAGGGCGTAGGCGCCAAGCTCGAAGCGCACCTGGTCGTTGCCCTTGCCGGTGGCGCCGTGGGAGATGGCGTCGGCGCCGGTCTCGTTGGCGATCTCGACCAGCCGCTTGGCGATCAGCGGGCGGGCAATGGAGGTGCCCAGCAGGTATTCGCCTTCGTAGACGGTGTTGGCGCGGAACATGGGATAGACGTAGTCGCGGACGAACTCTTCGCGCAGATCTTCGATGTAGATTTCCTTGATGCCCAGCGCCCTGGCCTTTTCCCGGGCCGGCTCGACCTCTTCGCCCTGGCCGATATCAGCGGTAAAGGTGACCACCTCGCAGCCGTAGGTTTCCTGCAGCCATTTGACGATAACGGACGTATCCAGGCCGCCGGAATAGGCCAGCACTACCTTGTTGACATCGGACATCGTGTGCTCCTCGTGAAAAACGGATCAAGACAAACCCCAAGTATAGCGCCCCGGGCCGCCTGCGAATACCACCGGCGGCCTGCGTATAAAGCGCCGGGAAAAAGCTGCTAGAATCGGCCTGTTTCGATCCGCCACCGTCGCCGGTTTGCGGCTTGGTGTCACCCGCCATTCACCCCGCTACCCATCTGCCAATCAGGAGTACTGCATGAGCGAGGCTATTGCTCGCGATTTGATGTCCCGGCGTTTTCGCAGCTATTTGCCGGTCGTGGTCGACCTGGAAACCGGCGGCTTTGACGCCACAGGCGATGCGCTGCTGGAAATCGCGGCGGTAACGCTCACCATGGATCCGGACGGCAACCTCTTGCCCGAAGCGACCTACGCCCACCATATTCGCCCCTTCGAGGGGGCCAACGTGGAACAGGCGGCGCTGGATTTCACCGGCATTCGCCTCGACGACCCGCTGCGCCAGCAGGTGGCCATGGAAGAATGCCAGGCGCTGGGCGACATTTTTCGTCCGATTCGCAAGTCGATCAAGTCGCACGGCTGCACCCGGGCGATTCTCGTCGGCCACAACGCCGCCTTTGACCACGGCTTTTTGAACGCCGCGGTCAACCGCTGCGGCATCAAGCGCAACCCCTTTCACCCGTTCTCCAGCTTCGATACGGCGTCCCTGGCGGGCCTGGTCTACGGCCAGACGGTCCTGGCCCGCGCCTGCCGGGCGGCGGGTATCGAGTTCGACAACAAGTCGGCCCATTCGGCGCGCTACGACACCGAGCGCACCGCGGAGCTGTTCTGCGCCATGGTCAACCGCTACAAGGATCTGGGCGGCTGGCGGCTGGCCCAGCAGGAGCAGGACATGGACACGGACAGCGCCGAGTAGGCCCGCGGGGCGGATGCAGCCGCCGGCGCTTTGCGCTAGAATTCGCCACCGTTAATTAATGTTGCCGTCTCCGGGGAGCCTTGCCGCCCCGGCGTTTTTTCGTCTCGCTTCAGGAGTTCCACCGTTTCCATGGCCCAGCACAACGCTTTTTACGCCCAGTCCGGAGGCGTCACCGCCGTCATCAACGCCAGCGCCTGCGGCGTGATCGAAGCCTGCCGCGAAGCGCCGGAGCACATCGGCAAGGTCTACGCCGGGCGTAACGGCATCATCGGCGCGCTGACCGAGGATCTGATCGACGTCAGCCAGGAAAGCGACGAAACCATCGCCGCGCTGCGCCATACCCCGGGCGGCGCCTTCGGCTCCTGCCGCTACAAGCTCAAGGATATCGACACCCACCGCGCCCAGTACGAGCGGCTGATCGAGGTGTTCAAGGCCCACGACATCCGCTACTTCTTCTACAACGGCGGCGGCGACAGCGCCGATACCTGCCTCAAGGTCTCCCAGCTCTCCGAGAAGATGGGCTACCCGCTGACCGCCATCCACGTGCCCAAGACCGTGGACAACGACCTGCCGATTACCGACTGCTCGCCGGGCTTTGGCAGCGTGGCCAAGTACATTGCCACCTCGACCCTGGAAGCGTCGCTGGACATCGCCTCCATGTGCGCCACCTCGACCAAGGTGTTCGTGCTCGAGGTCATGGGCCGCCACGCCGGCTGGATCGCCGCCGCCGGCGGGCTTGCCGGCCAGGGCGAAGGCGAACCGCCGCACGTCATCATCTTCCCCGAGATCGCCTTCGACCGCGAGGCGGTGATGGCCAGGGTGGAGTACTGCGTCAGAGAATACGGCTACTGCGTGATGGTGGTCTCCGAAGGCGCGCGCTACGAAGACGGCACTTTCCTCGCCGATGCCGGCAACACCGACGCCTTCGGCCACCGCCAGCTCGGCGGCGTGGCGCCGACGGTGGCGGGCATGGTCAAGCAGGACCTGGGCTACAAGTATCACTGGGCCGTGGCCGACTATCTTCAGCGCGCCGCCCGCCATCTGGCGTCCAAGACCGACGTCGAGCAGGCCTACGCCGTGGGCCGCGAGGCGGTGGCCCTGGCGCTGGCGGGCAAGAACTCAATGATGCCGGCGATTCGCCGCCTCTCGCCGTCGCCCTACCAGTGGGACGTCATCTCGGCCCCGCTCGCCAAGATTGCCAACCGGGAAACCTTCATGCCCCGGGATTTCATCAGCGAGAACGGCTTTGGCATCACCCAGGCCTGCCGCGATCATCTCTCGCCGCTGATTCAGGGCGAGGACTTCCCCCCGTTCAAAAACGGCCTGCCCGTGGTGGCCAAACCCCGGCTGGAAAAGGTGGATAAGCGCCTGCCCGAGTTTACGCTGTAACACAGGCCAGGCGGGCCTGCGGCCCGCATCGCCCGGCAAAGCCGGCCTCCCACAAAACCCTGCATAGCCGGCCACGGCGGGCATATCGCTGACGCTCGCCGATAACCGACAGCGGGGTGCCCCCCTGTGTCATTGCGTATAGGGACTCCTCCCCGGTTGCAAGCCTCGAAAGCCTGAAAAACACAGCCGATGCGTGCGTATAGTCGGTCTTTATACGGGGTCGCTATCCCCTGACCCTGATGAACGTCGCGCACCTTCTCTCCTCAACGAGCATTAGGCCTTTCAGCCATCGCAATGATCA
This DNA window, taken from Halomonas piscis, encodes the following:
- a CDS encoding HlyU family transcriptional regulator, with translation MLKKLFSGLFGSAERAGQSTGPAPAEPVEYRGYRIISRPVVEDGRFRVSGVIQLPREEGEALEHGFERSDVLPDREACDAMMVSKAQRFIDETGEAMFGPDSRRDATDDQ
- a CDS encoding argininosuccinate synthase, whose translation is MSDVNKVVLAYSGGLDTSVIVKWLQETYGCEVVTFTADIGQGEEVEPAREKARALGIKEIYIEDLREEFVRDYVYPMFRANTVYEGEYLLGTSIARPLIAKRLVEIANETGADAISHGATGKGNDQVRFELGAYALKPGVQVIAPWREWDLNSREKLMAYCEAHQIPVDFSGQKKKSPYSMDANLLHISYEGGILEDPWAEAEEDMWRWSVSPEAAPDTPTYIELTFEQGDIVAIDGESLPPHDVLSKLNRLGGDNGIGRLDIVENRYVGMKSRGCYETPGGTIMLSAHRAMESLTLDREEAHMKDQLMPKYAEVVYNGYWWSPERRMLQAAIDETQGNVNGVVRMKLYKGSATVVGRKSDDSLFDESIATFEDDAGAYDQKDAEGFIKLNALRLRIAAGKGRKQG
- the rnt gene encoding ribonuclease T encodes the protein MSEAIARDLMSRRFRSYLPVVVDLETGGFDATGDALLEIAAVTLTMDPDGNLLPEATYAHHIRPFEGANVEQAALDFTGIRLDDPLRQQVAMEECQALGDIFRPIRKSIKSHGCTRAILVGHNAAFDHGFLNAAVNRCGIKRNPFHPFSSFDTASLAGLVYGQTVLARACRAAGIEFDNKSAHSARYDTERTAELFCAMVNRYKDLGGWRLAQQEQDMDTDSAE
- a CDS encoding 6-phosphofructokinase; protein product: MAQHNAFYAQSGGVTAVINASACGVIEACREAPEHIGKVYAGRNGIIGALTEDLIDVSQESDETIAALRHTPGGAFGSCRYKLKDIDTHRAQYERLIEVFKAHDIRYFFYNGGGDSADTCLKVSQLSEKMGYPLTAIHVPKTVDNDLPITDCSPGFGSVAKYIATSTLEASLDIASMCATSTKVFVLEVMGRHAGWIAAAGGLAGQGEGEPPHVIIFPEIAFDREAVMARVEYCVREYGYCVMVVSEGARYEDGTFLADAGNTDAFGHRQLGGVAPTVAGMVKQDLGYKYHWAVADYLQRAARHLASKTDVEQAYAVGREAVALALAGKNSMMPAIRRLSPSPYQWDVISAPLAKIANRETFMPRDFISENGFGITQACRDHLSPLIQGEDFPPFKNGLPVVAKPRLEKVDKRLPEFTL